GGCGATATCCTGAGTGGCGCCAGTGTCCTTGTTCTTGACGCGCAGGCCAGTAACGCCGGAGTCGTCGCCGAGCACTTCATCGAGGGTTGTGTTGTAGAGGATGGTGACCTTGCCTTCTGCGGCTTTCTTGAACAGCTTGTCCTGCATGATTTTCTCCGCCTTGAATTTTTCGCGGCGATGAATCAGTGTCACATGGCTGGCAATATTGGCCAGGTAAAGTGCTTCTTCAACAGCGGTATTGCCGCCACCGACGACCGCAACCGGCTTGTTGCGATAGAAAAAACCGTCACAGGTGGCGCAGGCCGAAACCCCCTTGCCCATGAATTTTTCTTCGGAAGGCAGGCCAAGGTACTGGGCCGAGGCGCCGGTCGAGATGATCAGGGCGTCGCAGGTGTAGGTGCCGGCATCGCCGATCAGGGTGAACGGCTTTTGGGTCAGTTGGGCGGTATGAATGTGGTCGAAGACGATGTCGGTTTCGAAGCGGCGGGCATGGGCTTCGAAACGGGCCATCAGCTCGGGGCCCTGAACGCCATCGGCATCGGCCGGCCAATTGTCGACTTCAGTTGTCGTCATCAGCTGGCCGCCCTGGGCCATGCCGGTGATCAGCACCGGCTTGAGATTGGCGCGGGCGGCATAGACGGCGGCAGTGTAGCCGGCCGGGCCGGAGCCGAGAATGATGAGGGGATTGTGACGGGCGTTTTGGGACATGTTCATCCTCTTGGGTGATTAATGGGAAAATTATAGCGTTCTCTGAGCCGGCAATTTTTTCGAAGTTCCTATGTTATTTGGGAAACAGGTTTATAATCATTTCGTAACTCTATGAACGGAAACTGATTTATGTCAGCAACCCAACCTGGTTTAAGCTTGGTTATCTTGCGTAATGTCCCTCTGTTTTCGGGGCTTGATGACCACGAGCTGGAAAAACTCGCGAAGTTGGCCGGGCGCAAGCGGGTCGAACGTGCGGCTACGGTTGTCCGGGCCGGTGATGCGACAGATTCCCTCTATGTGCTGATCAGCGGCCGGGCCAAAGTGACCAATACGGACGAAGAAGGGCGGGAAATCATTCTCGCCTGGCTTGGTCCGGGTGAATTTTTTGGCGAAATGGGCCTGATCGACGGCAGCCCGCGTTCAGCCAATGTGGTTGCCGCCGAAACCTGCGAGTTGCTGTTCCTGGACAAGAGCTCCCTGCAGCAATGCATGCAGGAGAATTTCCAGGTCGCGATGAAACTCATGAAGATCCTCGTTCTGCGCTTGCGCGAGGCGGATCGCAAGATTGAAAGCCTGGCCCTGCTCGATGTGTACGGTCGTGTGGCGCGCCTTCTGCTCGATATGTCGGAGTTGGTTGAGGGCAATCGCGTGGTGAAGAAAAAGATGTCGAAGCAGGATATGGCGAAAATGATTGGTGCCTCGCGCGAAATGGTCAGCAAGGTCATGCGTGATCTCGAACTGAGCGGCTACATACGGATCGAGAACGATCTGGTGGTTATTCCCGGGGCTGCCTGACTGTGGGCGCACGGATGGTCAATCGGGCGATGGCGCCCAGCCCGCTACCTGAGAAGATCGGGTCCTTGTTACAGGAGTCGCGCTGGCTGGGTGTCGGTGCCGTAGCACTGTTTTTGATCATGGCCCTGTGGGGATTCAGCAAGGATGACCCGGGCTGGTCGCATGCCATCGGTTCGGCCACCATGCATAATCCGGCCGGCCGTGCCGGCGCTTGGATCGCCGACCTTATGCTCTATATCTTCGGATTGTCCGCCTGGTGGTGGATCGTGCTGCTCGGCATGTTCGTGTGGTGGGGGTTCCGTAAGTTTCATTCGCCCGACGAACACAAGCAGCATCCGCTGTTCATCTCCCTCGGCGGCTTTTCCTTCCTGCTGGTGGCCAGTTCTGCCCTCGAAGCCCTGCGTTTTTATAGCCTCAAGGCGGCGCTGCCGCTGGTCCCGGGTGGTGTGCTGGGGGTCGAAGTCGGCCGCGTGCTGGCGACCCAGTTTGGCTATACCGGTTCAACCCTGTTCCTGCTCGCCGTGATGGCTGTCGGATGGAGTATTTTTTCCGGCATGTCGTGGGTCTGGGCCTTTGAACAACTTGGCCTGACCCTTGAAGCTATCGTCGGCTTTTTCTACGGCCGCGTCGATGCCTGGCGCGACCGGCAGATCGGCAAGGAAGTCGCGCAGAAGCGTGAAGTGGTGGTCAAGGAAGAAAAGCAGCGCGTCGAGCTGCACGATCCGATCATCATCGAAGCGCCAGCGCCGGAAGTGCCGGTGTCGAAAAAAGCCGAGCAGCGCATCGAGCGCGAAAAACAGGTGGCGCTCTTTCCCGAGGCTATTTTCGGTGGGCAGTTGCCGCCGCTCCACCTGCTCGACCCGGCCCCGCCGGCCACTGAGACGGTCAGCCCGGAAACCCTTGAATACACGTCGCGCCTGATCGAGCGCAAGCTGGCCGACTTCGGCGTTCAGGTCAAGGTGCTCGCCGCCATGCCCGGCCCGGTCATTACCCGTTATGAAATCGAGCCGGCGATTGGCGTCAAGGGCGCCCAGATCGTCAATCTGGCCCGTGATCTGGCCCGCGCCCTGGCCATGGTGTCGATCCGCGTCGTCGAAACGGTGCCCGGCAAGTCGTGCATGGCACTTGAACTGCCCAATCCCAAGCGGCAGATGGTGAAATTGTCTGAGATCATTTCGAGCAAGCCCTACAACGACATGAGCAGCCCACTCACCGTCTGCCTCGGCAAGGACATCGGTGGTCAGCCGGTGGTCGCCGATCTGGCCAAGACGCCGCATCTGCTGGTCGCCGGGACGACCGGTTCGGGCAAGTCGGTAGGCGTCAATGCGATGATCCTGTCCATGCTCTACAAGGCCGAGCCGGATCAGGTGCGTCTCATCATGGTCGATCCCAAGATGCTCGAACTGTCGATCTACGAGGGTATCCCGCACCTGCTGGCACCGGTCGTCACCGATATGAAGCAGGCGGCCAACGCGCTGCATTGGTGTGTCACCGAGATGGAAAAGCGCTACAAGCTGATGTCGGCCATGGGCGTGCGCAATATCGCCGGCCTCAATACCAAGATTCGTGACGCCGAAAAGCGCGGCGAGCATATTGCCAATCCTTTGTCCCTGACGCCGGAAACTCCAGAGCCGCTCAAGACCATGCCCTTCATCGTGGTCATCATCGACGAACTGGCCGACCTCATGATGGTGGTCGGCAAGAAGGTCGAGGAGCAGATCGCCCGTCTGGCACAAAAGGCCCGTGCTTCCGGTATCCACCTCGTGCTGGCGACGCAGCGGCCGAGTGTCGACGTGATTACCGGCCTGATCAAGGCCAATATCCCGACCCGTCTTTCCTTCCAGGTCTCAAGCAAGATCGACTCGCGCACCATTCTCGACCAGATGGGGGCCGAAGCCCTGCTTGGTCAGGGCGACATGCTATATCTGGCACCGGGTACCGGCTATCCGACCCGCGTCCATGGTGCTTTTGTCTCTGATGATGAAGTGCATCGGGTGGTCGAGCATCTCAAGGCGACCGGTACGCCGGAGTATATCGAGGATATTCTCAACGGTTCGGGCGGTGATGACGAGGAAGGTGGCGAGGCCGGGGAGGGCTGTGGTGACGCCGAGAGTGATCCGCTTTACGATCAGGCTGTCGATATTGTCCTGAAGAATCAGCGTGCTTCAATTTCGCTGGTTCAGCGCCACCTGCGCATCGGTTACAACCGCTCGGCGCGGCTCATCGAGGCAATGGAAAAAGCCGGGCTGGTGTCCGGTATGGACGGTCGGGGCGGGCGCGAAGTGCTGATGAAGAAACCGGCAGAGTAATCGTCGCCGGTATTTGTCAGCAATTCGTTACACCCTGAAACAACACGCCACCCCACGATCCGCTAAGCTTGCCTCATGAAAATTGCCCGACAATTACTGCTGACTGCTGCTTTCTCCGTATTCCCGCTGCTCGCCCAGGCCGGTGCGATTGAACAACTGCATGACTTCCTGAAAAGCACGCGTACGCTGAAAGCTGATTTTTCCCAGATGGTGATTGGCAAGAACGGGCGCAAGCCGCAGCAATCATCAGGAATTGTGAGCATTTCGCGGCCGGGTAAGCTGCGCTGGGAAATCCAGAAGCCATATCCGCAACTGGTCGTGGGTGACGGCGAAAAGGTCTGGATTCACGACCCCGACCTGCAGCAGGTAACCGTCCGCAAGGCCGGGCAAGCCATCGGTGGCTCTCCGGCCGCCTTGCTCTCGGGCAGCAATGAGCTGGAAAAGAACTTCACCCTCAGGGAAGTCGGCGAGGCCGAAGGTATGGCCTGGGTCGAAGCGACGCCGAAGGCCGGTGACAGCGGGTTCGAGAAAGTTCGTCTCGGCTTTGCCGGTAATGACCTAAAAGCGATGGAGTTGCAGGACAGCTTCGGGCAGACCACGCATATTCGATTTGCCAGGATTGAACGCAATCCGGCCTTGCCGCCCAGTACCTTCAAATTCACCCCGCCGGCCGGGGTTGATGTGGTGGGCGAGTAGGTCGATTAAGGCACCGGCTTACTGCATCGAGTGCAGGCCGATCATGTTGTCTTCGCTATCAACGATCAGGGCGATGTATCCGTATTGTCCGATCGACATCTTGTCCTTGTGGATGCGCCCCCCGGCTTTGGCCGCCTTGGCTGCCTGTACGGCGCAGTCGGTGCAACTGAAGTACACCAGCACGCTGTTGTCGCCGGATGAAAAACCCGGCATCTTGACCAGTGCGCCGGAGGCACCATAGCCGTCAGGCTGCATCGGAAAGGCCCACATCTCAAGGCCGGGGCTTTCCAGTTGGCTCAGTTCAACGTCGAATACTGCCTGATAAAAGGCTTTCGCACGGGCCATGTCCTGCACGTAAATTTCAAACCAGCCGACCGGATTGTTCATGATTGCCCTTTCAGGGTACTGTTGCCGTAGATGGCCGGTTTCAGAAATGCAATTTTTTCTGCCTCTGCCTGATCCCGGAGGTAAACTTGGTAGATCAATTTTGACTTCTTGGGTTCCCGATGAAAATACTGTTGGTGGATGATTCCCGCGCAATCGCCATGGTCATGGGGGCCCGGCTCGAGTCTTTCGGCCACGACGTCAAGCACGCCATCAATGGTGAGCGGGCAATCGAGTTTTTCAAGGCGGAATCTTTCGATCTGATCCTCATGGATATCGAAATGCCGGGCATGAACGGATTTGAGGTAACCACCCGGATTCGCGCCCTGGAAGGCCTCGATGCCTGGGCATGGACGCCGATTATTTTCGTCACGGCGACCGATACCGACACCAATCTGGTGACCGCTATTGAGGCGGGGGGTGATGACTTCATTTCGAAGTCGGTGCCGGAAAATGTCCTGCAGGCGAAGATGAAGGCAATGTCGCGGATTGCCGCGATGCGTACGCGGCTCTATCTGGCTAACCGAAAACTCAAGGATCAGGCCAGCCGGGATGGTTTGACCGGACTGCTCAATCGTCGCGCCATGGATATGCAGGTGGATATCGATTGGGAAACGGCAACGCTCTCCGCCAGACCGTTCAGTCTGTTGATGGTCGACGTCGATAACTTCAAAAAATACAACGACCACTACGGACACCAGACTGGTGATGATTGTCTGAGAGCGGTTGCCAACTGCCTCGAGGAGTGTATTCAGCGGGTCAACAATGACCGGGTCGCCCAGGGGGCATTTGTTGCCCGTTATGGTGGCGAAGAGTTTGCCGTAGTCATTCCCGATGCGGCACCCGGCGTTCACGCCGGTATTGCGGCCAGCCTGATCGAATCGGTTCATGCCATGGGTATTCCTCATGAATTGAACGGAAATTTCGGCGTGGTCACGATTTCGCTGGGGGCCGCCTGCTGCGATCCCGCCGTGGGCGAAATCAAGCCACTTTTCCGACTGGCCGATCAACTGCTCTACAAGGCCAAGGAAGCTGGACGCAACCGGGCTGAAGTGGCTTGGCCGACTGGCTGGCCGGCCGACCCGGCGTAGCCTCCCGGCCCTTTGGGATACCCTATGAAACCAGGTTTGATCGCCTGCCTAGCCCTGGCGGCATGCTCCTCCTGGCATTGGGAAAAGCCCGGTGCGCTGGATGGCGATTATTCGCGCGACGAAATCGTCTGCAAGCAACAGGTTTATTCCGGCACCGACGGTATCGTCACCAATGCCAGTGTTCGCCGCATGCATGCCTGCATGGTCGCGAGAGGCTGGCGGAAAGCCGAAAACTAGTTGCCGCCAAACGGCCCTCGGCCTATTCGATGGTCAGGCGTCGAATCCAGCGTGAGTCGGGCGTGATTTCGGCGCGTTCACCCGGGCCATAGGGCGGCGTGTCGGTGTTTGCCGGCGGTGCGCCAATCAGTCCGAGATCAATGGCTTGCGGCGTGCCGACGATACCTTTTTCAGTCAGTTCCATCTGGTAGTAGAGACCGTTCCAGAGCTTGGCACCGAAGTCCTTGGGCTGTTTGTAGAGAAAGAGCAGTGAGTGTTCAAGCCAGCGCAGGTCGTGGCGGCTGACTGTGCCGGGGTTGGCGTAGGGATACGGCACATGGCAGTGAATTTCCTCGCCTTCCAGGCACTTGAATTCCTTCATGGAAAGGAAAAAGTCCTTCAGCCGGGCTTCGTCGAGATGGAGCTGGAAGGTGCTTGTCTCACCGGCCGGGAAAAAGACCACCCGACCGATTGCCATCGACTGACCTTCCCGGGTGTGCACTGTGATGAGCTTGCTTCCGGCAAGTTCCCATGCCGCGGCCGGCAAGGAGCAGGAGATCGTGGCTAGAACGCAGAACAGGCGGAAAAGCTGACTTACATGCAGAGTCATGGCATCGCCTCATCGGGGGGGCTGGCCATGATATGCCTCAGCCTGCGCGGTTGGGGCGGATTTTTTACGAAGACCGATTGCTCACTGGCCGACCGGCTTTTCTTCGTCGAAGTCCCAGAGTCGGTGGGCATCGAGCTGCAGCCGGTAGCGCAGTTCGAGCGCTTCCAGCTGCATCAGGCGGGCGGCTAGCTGGGCTTCGTTGGCCTGCCGGCGGGCCGCTAGCAGATCGTTGAGGCTACCCTCGCCAAGCTGGTAGGCGCGCGCCGTCATGTCGGCGGCCCGACCGAGGCGTTCGGCAGCGCTGCGGCTCGCCTGCCAGGTTGAGAAGGCTGCATTGGCCGATTGGTAGAGGGTGGCCGACTCGGCGGTAATCTTCTGCGTGGTGGCGGCTTCGCGCCGGCCGGCGACGTCGGCCTGGGCCTGTGCCGCGTCAGAACCGGCACGGCGGGCGCCGCCAGGCAACGGGATGCTGATGTAGGCACCGAAAACCTTGTCCTCACCGGCCCGCTCGCGGGAAACATGAAAGCCAATGGTCGGATCGGGCAGCCGGTCGCGGCTGGAGCGGCCCGCCAGAAGTTGCGCCCGCTGCGTCTCGCCGCGGGCCAGTTCAAGTTCGTGGCTGTGCTCAAGGATGGCATTGATCCAGTCAGCTTCGTTGCCGTCGACCGGTAGCGGCTCGGCAATGACATTCTGGGCAACCAGGGGCAGGCCGGGATAACGACGACGCAGATCTTCGCCGGCCGTCTGCTGGCGTACCCTGGCCTGGGCCAGCTGGGCTTCGGCCTGGGCCAGTGCGGCTTCGGCCTGGATGGATTCGAGGCGGGCGGCATCACCGAGTTGGTGGCGGCGCTCGATGCCCTTTGCCTGTTTATCGAGCAAGGCCAACTGTTCGCTCCATTGGGCTGCGCCTGCGCTTTCCTTGAGCCAGGTGAACCACGATTTCAGGAGGTTGCGGCTGGCTTCGTGCAGCGCGTCACCGTGCGCGGTTTCAGCCAGCGCCACGCCGTTGGCGCCAAGTTCGCCATCAACCCCGCCTTTGCCGGGCAGGCGCAAGGGGCGCTCGATAGCCGCATTCCATTCGTTGAAGCGTTCTTCCGGGCCGGTGGTCGGAGCGCTCCGGCGCTGCTGGCCACCGAGACGGACGTTCCATTCATGTGGGCCGGCTTCCAGTCGATTACGGTTGGCTTCTTCGACACGTATCTGGCCGGCCGCGGCCTGTACCGAGAGGTTTTCACGTAGGACCCGCGCGACGATTTCGCTCGGCGGCAGATTGGGCGCGACCTCGGCGGCAAAGCCGGAGCCACCGATGCCGCCCACAAGGAAGGGTAACGCCAGACGGAAATAGTGGCCGAATTTCATAGATGTTTCGCCTCAATGATCGGCAGTAACCAGTAAAAAACGTTGGCGTTCGGCATGGCCTGCTTGATCAGCGCCAGCACTTCGCGCTTGGCAGATTCCGGGCCAACGGTGCGGATGACCGTGCGTGGTGCGTGACCAGCAACCAGTTCGCCGTCGTCGACGAGGGCGATGGCGGAGCCGTGCCCTTCGGCCGCGCTGACGGTGAAGCCGGGCACGAGATCGGGGCGGGAGAGGAGCAGGTCTTCGACATGCTGGGCAATGTCATTGGGCATGATCAGGGTGAGCAGAACATCAGCCATGGTGGCCCTCATTGAAGGAGACGGTGGTCTTGACGCCGAAGCGGCGGAAGAGAATGGGTAGCAGGACCAGCGTCAGGGCTGTCGAGGTGACCAGGCCGCCGATGACGACGATGGCCAGGGGGCGCTGCACTTCCGACCCCGGGCCGGTGGCGAAGAGCATTGGCACGAGGCCGAAGGCAGCGATGCTGGCGGTCATCAACACCGGCCGCAAGCGGCGTTTTGCTCCCTC
The DNA window shown above is from Dechloromonas sp. HYN0024 and carries:
- the lolA gene encoding outer membrane lipoprotein chaperone LolA, which codes for MKIARQLLLTAAFSVFPLLAQAGAIEQLHDFLKSTRTLKADFSQMVIGKNGRKPQQSSGIVSISRPGKLRWEIQKPYPQLVVGDGEKVWIHDPDLQQVTVRKAGQAIGGSPAALLSGSNELEKNFTLREVGEAEGMAWVEATPKAGDSGFEKVRLGFAGNDLKAMELQDSFGQTTHIRFARIERNPALPPSTFKFTPPAGVDVVGE
- a CDS encoding DUF3240 family protein; translated protein: MADVLLTLIMPNDIAQHVEDLLLSRPDLVPGFTVSAAEGHGSAIALVDDGELVAGHAPRTVIRTVGPESAKREVLALIKQAMPNANVFYWLLPIIEAKHL
- a CDS encoding VOC family protein, whose translation is MNNPVGWFEIYVQDMARAKAFYQAVFDVELSQLESPGLEMWAFPMQPDGYGASGALVKMPGFSSGDNSVLVYFSCTDCAVQAAKAAKAGGRIHKDKMSIGQYGYIALIVDSEDNMIGLHSMQ
- the trxB gene encoding thioredoxin-disulfide reductase, translated to MSQNARHNPLIILGSGPAGYTAAVYAARANLKPVLITGMAQGGQLMTTTEVDNWPADADGVQGPELMARFEAHARRFETDIVFDHIHTAQLTQKPFTLIGDAGTYTCDALIISTGASAQYLGLPSEEKFMGKGVSACATCDGFFYRNKPVAVVGGGNTAVEEALYLANIASHVTLIHRREKFKAEKIMQDKLFKKAAEGKVTILYNTTLDEVLGDDSGVTGLRVKNKDTGATQDIAVHGVFIAIGHKPNTDIFAGQLAMDNGYLVTEAGRNGNATQTSITGIFAAGDVQDQIYKQACTSAGTGCMAALDAERYLDALA
- a CDS encoding DNA translocase FtsK, encoding MVNRAMAPSPLPEKIGSLLQESRWLGVGAVALFLIMALWGFSKDDPGWSHAIGSATMHNPAGRAGAWIADLMLYIFGLSAWWWIVLLGMFVWWGFRKFHSPDEHKQHPLFISLGGFSFLLVASSALEALRFYSLKAALPLVPGGVLGVEVGRVLATQFGYTGSTLFLLAVMAVGWSIFSGMSWVWAFEQLGLTLEAIVGFFYGRVDAWRDRQIGKEVAQKREVVVKEEKQRVELHDPIIIEAPAPEVPVSKKAEQRIEREKQVALFPEAIFGGQLPPLHLLDPAPPATETVSPETLEYTSRLIERKLADFGVQVKVLAAMPGPVITRYEIEPAIGVKGAQIVNLARDLARALAMVSIRVVETVPGKSCMALELPNPKRQMVKLSEIISSKPYNDMSSPLTVCLGKDIGGQPVVADLAKTPHLLVAGTTGSGKSVGVNAMILSMLYKAEPDQVRLIMVDPKMLELSIYEGIPHLLAPVVTDMKQAANALHWCVTEMEKRYKLMSAMGVRNIAGLNTKIRDAEKRGEHIANPLSLTPETPEPLKTMPFIVVIIDELADLMMVVGKKVEEQIARLAQKARASGIHLVLATQRPSVDVITGLIKANIPTRLSFQVSSKIDSRTILDQMGAEALLGQGDMLYLAPGTGYPTRVHGAFVSDDEVHRVVEHLKATGTPEYIEDILNGSGGDDEEGGEAGEGCGDAESDPLYDQAVDIVLKNQRASISLVQRHLRIGYNRSARLIEAMEKAGLVSGMDGRGGREVLMKKPAE
- a CDS encoding TolC family protein, with protein sequence MKFGHYFRLALPFLVGGIGGSGFAAEVAPNLPPSEIVARVLRENLSVQAAAGQIRVEEANRNRLEAGPHEWNVRLGGQQRRSAPTTGPEERFNEWNAAIERPLRLPGKGGVDGELGANGVALAETAHGDALHEASRNLLKSWFTWLKESAGAAQWSEQLALLDKQAKGIERRHQLGDAARLESIQAEAALAQAEAQLAQARVRQQTAGEDLRRRYPGLPLVAQNVIAEPLPVDGNEADWINAILEHSHELELARGETQRAQLLAGRSSRDRLPDPTIGFHVSRERAGEDKVFGAYISIPLPGGARRAGSDAAQAQADVAGRREAATTQKITAESATLYQSANAAFSTWQASRSAAERLGRAADMTARAYQLGEGSLNDLLAARRQANEAQLAARLMQLEALELRYRLQLDAHRLWDFDEEKPVGQ
- a CDS encoding diguanylate cyclase, giving the protein MKILLVDDSRAIAMVMGARLESFGHDVKHAINGERAIEFFKAESFDLILMDIEMPGMNGFEVTTRIRALEGLDAWAWTPIIFVTATDTDTNLVTAIEAGGDDFISKSVPENVLQAKMKAMSRIAAMRTRLYLANRKLKDQASRDGLTGLLNRRAMDMQVDIDWETATLSARPFSLLMVDVDNFKKYNDHYGHQTGDDCLRAVANCLEECIQRVNNDRVAQGAFVARYGGEEFAVVIPDAAPGVHAGIAASLIESVHAMGIPHELNGNFGVVTISLGAACCDPAVGEIKPLFRLADQLLYKAKEAGRNRAEVAWPTGWPADPA
- a CDS encoding Crp/Fnr family transcriptional regulator, which codes for MSATQPGLSLVILRNVPLFSGLDDHELEKLAKLAGRKRVERAATVVRAGDATDSLYVLISGRAKVTNTDEEGREIILAWLGPGEFFGEMGLIDGSPRSANVVAAETCELLFLDKSSLQQCMQENFQVAMKLMKILVLRLREADRKIESLALLDVYGRVARLLLDMSELVEGNRVVKKKMSKQDMAKMIGASREMVSKVMRDLELSGYIRIENDLVVIPGAA